One window of Kryptolebias marmoratus isolate JLee-2015 linkage group LG3, ASM164957v2, whole genome shotgun sequence genomic DNA carries:
- the LOC108248221 gene encoding neuronal pentraxin-1, producing MEGSSWKLFLLSCLLVAARSSAQDFGQTQFICTSVPKDVDLCTASMQNSGPAEDLKTTIMQLRETVLQQKETIVNQKETIKELTSKLSRCESQSLPVGVAPGGRRPGAKNTMGDVSRGTADTLAQLGQTLQTLKQRLENLEQYSRGNGTAQANSLKDLLQNKIDDMEKQVLSRVNTLEESKPGSKNDTDQRNRVESTLTSLHHRISDLEKGKDSRPTDEFQLTFPLRTNYMYAKAKRSLPEMYSFSVCLWIKSNASPGVGTPFSYAVPGQANELVLIEWGNNPMEFLINDKVAKLPFLINDGKWHHLCITWTTRDGMWEAFQDGVMRGNGENLAPYHPIKPDGVLVLGQEQDTLGGGFDATQAYVGELANLNIWNRKLSVSEIYNLATCNSKALAGNVFSWTESNIEIFGGATKWTFEPCRSLN from the exons ATGGAAGGATCCTCGTGGAAACTTTTCCTGCTCTCCTGCCTGCTCGTGGCCGCGCGCAGCTCCGCGCAGGACTTCGGACAGACGCAGTTTATTTGCACGTCGGTGCCCAAAGATGTGGACTTGTGCACGGCTTCGATGCAGAACAGCGGGCCGGCGGAGGACCTGAAGACCACCATCATGCAGCTGCGGGAGACCGTGCTGCAACAGAAGGAGACCATCGTGAACCAGAAGGAGACAATCAAGGAGCTAACGTCCAAGCTGAGCCGCTGTGAGAGCCAGAGCCTCCCGGTGGGGGTGGCCCCCGGCGGCAGGCGGCCGGGGGCCAAGAACACCATGGGGGATGTATCCCGGGGCACCGCGGACACGCTGGCCCAGCTGGGACAGACTTTACAGACCCTCAAACAGAGACTGGAGAACCTGGAG CAGTACAGCCGGGGGAACGGTACCGCGCAGGCGAACAGCCTGAAGGACCTGCTGCAGAACAAGATAGACGACATGGAGAAGCAGGTTCTGTCCCGGGTCAACACGCTGGAGGAGAGCAAACCGGGCTCGAAGAACGACACCGACCAGCGGAACCGGGTGGAGTCCACCCTCACCTCCCTGCACCACCGGATCTCAGACCTGGAGAAAG GGAAAGACAGCCGGCCGACTGATGAGTTCCAGCTGACCTTCCCTCTGAGAACCAATTACATGTACGCCAAAGCCAAGAGGAGCCTTCCTGAGATGTACTCCTTCAGCGTGTGTCTGTGGATCAAATCCAACGCCTCACCTGGGGTGGGGACGCCGTTCTCCTACGCCGTCCCGGGTCAGGCCAACGAGCTGGTGCTGATAGAGTGGGGGAACAACCCCATGGAGTTCCTCATCAATGATAAG GTTGCAAAGCTGCCGTTTCTCATCAATGACGGGAAGTGGCACCACCTCTGCATCACGTGGACCACTCGTGACGGGATGTGGGAGGCCTTTCAGGATGGAGTGATGCGGGGCAACGGGGAGAACCTGGCACCGTACCACCCCATCAAACCGGACGGAGTGCTGGTCCTGGGACAGGAGCAG GACACGTTAGGCGGAGGCTTCGATGCGACGCAGGCCTACGTCGGCGAGCTCGCCAACCTAAACATCTGGAACAGGAAACTTTCTGTCAGCGAGATCTACAACTTGGCGACCTGCAACAGCAAAGCACTGGCCGGGAACGTCTTCTCCTGGACAGAGAGCAACATTGAAATATTTGGCGGAGCCACCAAATGGACCTTCGAGCCGTGCCGCTCGCttaactga